A single genomic interval of Picosynechococcus sp. PCC 7003 harbors:
- a CDS encoding FHA domain-containing protein yields MISCPNCNHQNPDGAVQCEACYTPLPQASACPQCGAAVQSNAAFCGQCGFNLQQAAPMAEPEELPKTVVPNAPSASVPPTAPPEPTMDFLEIPEADFPDFPDFPDFFEAEEIATPAVAESPELPDPFTLDFEEPDPTPEVPPTPAPSPTTVQGPRQATQIQVQTASLLHVQTQVSLEIPEHLDVIHIGKPNETIPPDIDVSGFPNSEVVSRIHADLRQEAGLYYIEDTGSSNGTYINHVPLLVGNRHRLRAGDRIGLGKGDKVTFIFQIS; encoded by the coding sequence ATGATTAGTTGTCCCAACTGTAACCACCAAAATCCTGACGGCGCTGTCCAATGCGAAGCCTGTTATACCCCTCTCCCCCAAGCATCGGCCTGTCCCCAATGTGGGGCCGCCGTCCAAAGTAATGCCGCCTTCTGTGGTCAATGTGGCTTTAACCTGCAACAGGCCGCTCCCATGGCAGAACCCGAAGAATTACCCAAAACCGTGGTTCCCAATGCTCCCAGTGCCAGCGTTCCGCCCACAGCGCCCCCTGAGCCCACCATGGACTTTCTAGAAATTCCCGAAGCGGATTTCCCTGATTTCCCTGATTTCCCTGACTTTTTCGAGGCAGAAGAAATCGCAACTCCCGCCGTTGCTGAATCCCCAGAATTGCCCGATCCCTTTACGTTAGATTTTGAAGAACCAGACCCCACCCCAGAGGTGCCCCCAACGCCCGCTCCTTCCCCGACGACTGTCCAAGGGCCAAGGCAGGCAACCCAAATTCAAGTGCAGACCGCGAGCTTGCTCCATGTACAAACCCAGGTTTCCTTGGAAATCCCCGAACATCTCGATGTGATTCACATTGGTAAACCCAACGAGACCATTCCTCCAGATATTGATGTCTCTGGTTTTCCAAACTCCGAGGTGGTGTCACGGATCCATGCAGACCTACGCCAAGAAGCGGGCCTCTACTACATCGAAGATACCGGCAGTTCCAATGGCACCTACATTAACCATGTACCCCTCCTCGTCGGCAATCGACATCGACTCCGGGCTGGCGATCGCATTGGTTTAGGCAAAGGCGATAAAGTGACGTTTATTTTCCAAATCAGTTAA
- a CDS encoding RNA-guided endonuclease TnpB family protein, which translates to MRTLKFKLYQSKRNRHLKRSINAAGVIYNHCIALHKRYYRMWGEHLNCNKLQSHIAKLRKRTPFWQTIGSQAVQDICQRIEKAYRLFFKHQKKGVRPPGFKKVKRYKSFTLKQAGYKFLGGNRIKIGNKIYQYWNSRPIEGAVKTLTIKRTPLGELFLVVVIDSADELETKFETGNIAGFDFGLKTFLTCSDGTQIESPQFLKQSIHAIKKASRQHSKKPKGSANRERARLNLVRKHEDVVNRRSDWFWKLAHELTNKFDVLCFETLNLKGMQRLWGRKVSDLAFGDFLRILKWVATKKGKQVVFIDRWYPSSKTCNHCGHVLESLDLNTREWRCLSCQSVNGRDENAAKNICTVGASTVKLGDVRQAKPAIAV; encoded by the coding sequence ATGAGAACCCTAAAGTTCAAGCTCTATCAAAGCAAGCGGAATCGACATCTCAAGCGCAGTATCAATGCGGCTGGGGTGATCTATAACCACTGCATAGCACTTCACAAACGGTACTACCGAATGTGGGGGGAGCACTTGAACTGCAACAAACTTCAGAGCCATATTGCCAAGTTGCGGAAACGAACCCCGTTTTGGCAAACGATAGGATCTCAGGCGGTACAAGATATCTGTCAGCGTATTGAGAAAGCCTACCGACTGTTCTTTAAGCATCAAAAAAAAGGAGTTAGACCGCCCGGATTTAAGAAGGTCAAACGATACAAGTCGTTCACCCTGAAACAAGCCGGGTACAAATTCTTAGGCGGGAATCGAATCAAAATCGGGAACAAGATCTATCAATATTGGAATTCCAGACCGATAGAGGGAGCGGTCAAAACTTTAACTATTAAACGGACTCCACTTGGAGAATTGTTTTTGGTTGTGGTCATAGATAGCGCGGATGAGTTAGAAACCAAATTCGAGACAGGTAACATCGCTGGATTTGACTTTGGACTCAAGACGTTTCTTACTTGCTCGGATGGAACTCAAATTGAGTCACCACAATTCCTAAAACAATCGATTCACGCCATCAAGAAAGCCAGTCGTCAGCACTCCAAGAAACCTAAAGGATCCGCCAATCGAGAACGTGCCAGACTGAACCTAGTTCGTAAGCATGAAGATGTGGTGAATCGTCGGTCTGACTGGTTCTGGAAACTCGCCCATGAATTAACCAACAAGTTTGATGTGCTCTGTTTCGAGACATTAAATTTGAAAGGAATGCAACGGTTGTGGGGGCGAAAGGTTTCTGATCTGGCATTTGGAGACTTTCTTCGGATCCTTAAATGGGTCGCCACAAAGAAAGGGAAGCAAGTTGTGTTCATCGACCGTTGGTATCCCAGTTCTAAGACTTGCAACCACTGTGGTCATGTGTTGGAAAGCTTGGATCTCAACACTAGAGAATGGCGTTGTCTGTCCTGCCAGTCGGTCAATGGGCGTGATGAAAATGCAGCCAAAAATATTTGTACGGTTGGGGCATCAACCGTTAAGTTAGGTGATGTTAGACAGGCAAAGCCTGCAATTGCTGTCTGA
- the nusB gene encoding transcription antitermination factor NusB, with protein sequence MPARKQPRSVAREIALLSLSQIKGKPDKLEAVELDELMLAAVRTLGSEIHDILEDAASEVARAEEQLLRSETLAVNVKSARAMAEEALELTRAAINRLGHVVELPEFLQLTRQHEVRNFALEILTTLRRRNDQIKEVIDGSLVDWQYHRLPRLDRDILRIAVAEILFLETPYKVAINEAVELAKRYSDEDGHRFINGVLRRVSDRLRAEDSIK encoded by the coding sequence ATGCCCGCCCGAAAACAGCCCCGTAGTGTTGCCCGTGAAATTGCTCTATTGAGCTTGAGTCAGATCAAAGGCAAGCCCGATAAGTTAGAAGCCGTAGAGCTTGATGAATTGATGTTGGCAGCGGTTCGGACCCTGGGTAGCGAAATCCATGACATCTTAGAGGATGCAGCCAGTGAGGTTGCTCGGGCAGAGGAGCAATTACTGAGAAGTGAAACGTTAGCTGTCAATGTTAAGAGCGCGCGCGCAATGGCCGAAGAAGCCCTGGAGCTAACTCGTGCGGCGATTAATCGCTTGGGTCATGTGGTGGAGTTGCCAGAATTTTTGCAGTTAACTCGCCAACATGAGGTGCGTAATTTTGCGTTAGAGATTCTCACGACACTCCGACGCCGCAATGATCAGATCAAAGAAGTCATTGACGGATCTTTGGTTGATTGGCAATATCATCGTTTACCTCGCTTAGATCGCGATATTCTACGCATCGCCGTGGCTGAAATTTTGTTTTTGGAAACGCCCTACAAGGTGGCCATTAACGAGGCAGTAGAGTTGGCAAAACGATATTCTGACGAAGATGGCCATCGTTTTATTAATGGTGTTCTGCGGCGGGTGAGCGATCGCCTACGGGCCGAGGACAGCATCAAATAG
- a CDS encoding HpsJ family protein, translating into MNNVRLASFTSLSLKILGGVLLISSFVDYVVAAFPWLPLDNAWQINFTNQVVGRGINPLIGIVALLLGSWLDDNLGKSAKLRASITDGRFLSFIFSLVLGVIFLILIPIHLDNMQGIREQAIAQIEQETQQREQQVQQQYSQLQALAQNPEAKQQLEQQIQEIETALNSGQVPPQQIAEVEAQRQEFLNYQKFVNDPEALNARLEELQQNVVELQTKQRQEANRNVLQEIIPTSIRSLLLGIAYLIVGWFGIRNAWFNKTTPSQAPKPEAPADSE; encoded by the coding sequence ATGAATAATGTTCGCCTTGCTTCTTTTACGTCCCTGAGTCTCAAGATTTTGGGGGGCGTACTATTAATTTCTTCCTTTGTTGATTACGTCGTTGCCGCCTTCCCTTGGCTCCCCCTGGACAATGCTTGGCAAATTAATTTCACAAATCAGGTGGTTGGTAGAGGGATTAACCCCTTGATTGGGATTGTGGCTCTGCTTCTGGGCAGTTGGCTAGATGACAATCTCGGAAAATCAGCAAAACTGCGGGCTTCCATTACAGATGGTCGCTTTTTAAGTTTTATTTTTTCCCTCGTCCTTGGGGTGATTTTCTTAATCTTGATCCCCATCCACCTCGATAATATGCAGGGCATTCGGGAACAGGCGATCGCCCAGATCGAACAAGAAACCCAACAACGAGAACAACAAGTCCAGCAACAATATAGCCAGCTCCAAGCCCTCGCCCAAAATCCCGAGGCAAAACAACAGCTAGAGCAACAGATCCAAGAAATAGAAACAGCCCTCAACTCCGGTCAAGTGCCGCCCCAGCAGATCGCCGAAGTTGAAGCCCAAAGGCAAGAATTCCTCAACTATCAAAAATTTGTCAATGACCCCGAAGCCCTGAATGCACGACTGGAGGAACTACAGCAAAACGTTGTTGAGCTCCAGACAAAACAGCGACAAGAAGCTAACCGAAATGTCCTCCAGGAAATTATCCCAACCAGTATCCGGAGTCTTTTGTTAGGGATTGCCTATCTGATTGTGGGTTGGTTCGGCATCCGCAATGCTTGGTTCAACAAAACAACCCCATCCCAAGCCCCTAAACCCGAAGCACCCGCCGATTCTGAATAA
- the nuoH gene encoding NADH-quinone oxidoreductase subunit NuoH, producing the protein MNSGIDLQGSFIETLQSFGLSHEIAKTIWLPLPLLLMIIGATVGVLVVVWLERKISAAAQQRVGPEYAGPLGVLQPVADGLKLVFKEDIVPAKTDPWLFTLGPALVVIPVFLSYLIVPFGQNLVITDLNVGIFLWISLSSIAPIGLLMSGYSSNNKYALLGGLRAAAQSISYEIPLALAVLAIAMMSNSLSTIDIVEQQSGYGILGWNIWRQPIGFLIFWIAALAECERLPFDLPEAEEELVAGYQTEYAGMKFGLFYVGSYVNLVLSSLIVSILYLGGWEFPIPLDKLAGWLNVAPSTPWLQVITASLGIIMTLVKTYALVFIAILLRWTLPRVRIDQLLNFGWKFLLPVALVNLLLTAALKLAFPFAFGG; encoded by the coding sequence ATGAACTCAGGAATCGATCTTCAAGGTAGTTTTATCGAAACCCTCCAATCCTTTGGATTGTCCCATGAAATTGCCAAGACTATTTGGCTACCCCTACCGTTGTTACTAATGATTATTGGCGCGACGGTTGGTGTTTTAGTCGTTGTGTGGTTAGAGCGAAAAATTTCAGCGGCAGCCCAACAACGGGTTGGCCCGGAATATGCAGGCCCCCTAGGGGTTTTACAGCCGGTGGCCGATGGTTTAAAGCTGGTTTTCAAAGAAGATATAGTCCCCGCTAAAACAGATCCCTGGCTCTTCACCCTAGGGCCGGCTCTCGTGGTCATTCCGGTCTTTTTGTCCTATCTCATCGTTCCCTTTGGACAAAATTTGGTGATTACGGATTTAAATGTGGGGATTTTTCTGTGGATTTCCCTATCGAGCATTGCCCCCATTGGCTTGCTGATGTCAGGCTACTCTTCTAACAATAAATATGCGCTGCTGGGGGGACTCCGTGCTGCGGCCCAATCAATCAGCTATGAAATCCCCCTGGCCCTAGCTGTATTGGCGATCGCCATGATGTCCAACAGCCTGAGCACCATTGACATTGTCGAACAACAATCCGGCTACGGCATTTTAGGTTGGAATATTTGGCGGCAACCCATTGGTTTCCTCATTTTTTGGATTGCGGCCCTCGCTGAATGTGAGCGTCTTCCCTTTGACCTCCCGGAAGCCGAAGAAGAACTGGTCGCCGGCTACCAAACTGAATATGCCGGGATGAAGTTTGGTCTGTTCTATGTCGGTTCTTACGTCAACCTTGTACTTTCGTCCCTGATTGTATCGATTCTTTACCTGGGCGGTTGGGAGTTTCCGATTCCCCTTGATAAGCTTGCCGGTTGGTTAAACGTTGCTCCCAGTACCCCTTGGCTCCAGGTCATCACCGCTTCTTTGGGGATCATTATGACCCTCGTCAAAACCTATGCTTTGGTCTTTATCGCTATCCTCCTACGCTGGACTTTACCCCGAGTGCGCATTGACCAACTTTTGAACTTTGGCTGGAAGTTTCTCCTTCCCGTTGCCCTCGTTAATCTATTGCTCACGGCGGCCCTAAAACTAGCTTTCCCCTTTGCCTTTGGGGGCTAG
- a CDS encoding ribbon-helix-helix protein, CopG family, which translates to MTMKKSVFFRLADEEFERLEAYCKFTGRSKSDVLREYIRSLKIKKKPS; encoded by the coding sequence ATGACAATGAAGAAAAGCGTGTTTTTTAGGTTGGCAGATGAAGAGTTTGAGAGGCTTGAAGCCTATTGCAAATTCACTGGGCGATCTAAGTCTGATGTCTTAAGAGAGTACATTCGATCCCTTAAGATAAAGAAAAAGCCGTCCTAG
- a CDS encoding EAL domain-containing protein has translation MTKILVIEDDDIVRKLIRKILAQQQYEVLEAAGGHQGVQLALAHQPDLIVCDVMMPGMDGYGVLQKLQTEAATAMIPFVFLTARAEKQDIRQGMRLGADDYLTKPFTKEELLSAIATRLSKLSSLQHHYSPPDSSPKAAPQTASPDLKHDCGDRFSLQETFEAIALTLRRNEATALPLFIVGFERFDRICDDLEPQEIDHLNQAIINRLNQVIQGRGRVICLAAGKFCLVLTRPYVQTDTEAIAQEILAAFQQFLTTATEEFLLSVSLGIAEYPQDANNLRDLVAQAQAAQRQAQTLGEPRYQLAKAMTVHSYPKGLDLADDLRDAYHHHQLKVHYQPQFQLPGQEIVGAEALLRWEHPLRGLIPAEEILAIAKPMGLLEILDQFVLTQACRQLRRWANQDHATFQMAVNLSVAQFNQLHFHQDLSHLLIENSLNPANLVLELTESTLLENAPSTIRRLRAIKTLGVKIVLDGFGLGYSSLAYLKKFPFDFLKLDPSLIRNIHQKSAQQTVVRSLISTAHQQKRLVIAEGVENQAELDCLQQLNCDRAQGFLLGDPMSAAELEQLLLSKYNISE, from the coding sequence ATGACGAAAATTCTAGTCATTGAAGATGATGATATTGTGCGGAAGCTGATCCGTAAAATCCTGGCGCAGCAACAATATGAAGTCCTAGAAGCAGCCGGGGGCCATCAGGGTGTGCAGTTAGCCCTGGCGCACCAACCGGATTTGATTGTTTGTGATGTGATGATGCCGGGAATGGATGGTTATGGGGTCTTACAAAAGCTCCAGACCGAGGCAGCAACGGCGATGATTCCCTTTGTGTTTTTGACGGCCCGGGCAGAAAAACAAGATATTCGCCAAGGCATGCGGTTAGGGGCGGATGATTATTTAACAAAACCGTTCACAAAGGAAGAATTACTGTCGGCGATCGCCACCCGTTTGAGTAAGTTATCTTCCCTGCAACATCACTATAGCCCCCCAGATTCATCGCCAAAGGCAGCGCCCCAGACAGCGTCCCCCGACCTAAAGCATGATTGTGGCGATCGCTTTAGCCTCCAGGAAACTTTTGAGGCGATCGCCTTGACCCTCCGGAGGAATGAGGCGACAGCGTTACCGCTATTTATCGTTGGTTTTGAACGATTTGACCGAATCTGTGATGACCTCGAACCCCAAGAAATAGATCATCTCAACCAGGCCATTATCAATCGTTTAAATCAGGTCATTCAAGGGCGGGGACGAGTCATTTGTTTGGCGGCAGGGAAATTTTGTCTCGTTTTAACGCGTCCCTATGTCCAGACTGATACTGAGGCGATCGCCCAGGAAATCCTGGCTGCTTTCCAGCAATTTCTAACCACTGCCACCGAGGAATTTTTACTGTCCGTAAGCCTAGGAATTGCCGAGTATCCCCAGGATGCGAATAATCTCAGGGATTTGGTCGCCCAAGCCCAGGCCGCCCAACGTCAGGCACAAACTTTAGGGGAGCCGCGCTACCAATTGGCCAAAGCAATGACGGTGCACAGTTACCCCAAGGGTCTTGATTTAGCGGATGATCTGCGGGATGCCTATCACCACCACCAGTTAAAGGTGCATTATCAGCCCCAATTCCAACTCCCAGGGCAAGAGATCGTCGGCGCAGAAGCACTGCTGCGGTGGGAACATCCCTTGAGGGGTCTCATTCCGGCTGAGGAAATTTTGGCGATCGCCAAGCCCATGGGCTTACTCGAAATTCTCGATCAATTTGTGCTGACCCAAGCCTGTCGTCAGCTACGCCGCTGGGCGAACCAAGACCATGCAACATTCCAGATGGCGGTCAATCTCTCGGTAGCTCAATTTAATCAACTCCACTTCCACCAAGATCTCAGCCACCTACTCATTGAAAATAGCTTAAACCCAGCCAACCTCGTTTTAGAACTCACGGAGTCGACCCTTTTAGAAAATGCGCCGTCAACAATCCGCCGCCTTAGGGCCATTAAAACACTCGGCGTCAAAATTGTCCTTGATGGTTTTGGCCTGGGTTATAGCTCTTTGGCTTATCTCAAAAAATTTCCCTTTGATTTCCTCAAGCTAGACCCCAGCTTAATCCGCAACATCCACCAAAAATCGGCACAACAGACAGTCGTGCGATCGCTCATTAGCACCGCCCACCAACAGAAACGCTTGGTCATTGCGGAAGGCGTTGAAAACCAGGCAGAATTAGACTGTTTACAGCAACTCAACTGCGATCGCGCCCAGGGTTTTTTGTTGGGCGACCCGATGAGTGCCGCAGAACTCGAACAGCTACTCCTGTCCAAATACAATATTTCCGAATGA
- the pgl gene encoding 6-phosphogluconolactonase has product MTKYLEILDDKPELIKRALRIVMGRIEEAIALRGVCTIALAGGSTPKPLYEKLAEQSLPWAQLHIFWGDERYVPADHPDSNQRMARLAWLNQVPIPEDNIHPMPTEAADPQQDAAAYDATLRNFFGDRPWPSFDIVLLGMGDDGHTASLFPQTAALTVGDRLITVGEKQGEPRLTFTVPLINAAHSIIFLVAGANKQEALQKIFHSDADGCAYPSKLINPDHGVLWWLLDAAAGDRLAPDEAIYQTKARPEP; this is encoded by the coding sequence ATGACAAAATACTTGGAAATCCTGGATGACAAACCGGAACTCATTAAACGGGCGCTCCGTATTGTCATGGGCCGGATTGAGGAGGCGATCGCTCTTCGGGGTGTCTGTACCATCGCCCTTGCCGGGGGCAGCACCCCCAAACCGTTATACGAAAAATTAGCAGAACAATCCCTCCCCTGGGCGCAACTCCACATTTTCTGGGGAGATGAGCGCTATGTGCCCGCCGATCACCCCGATAGTAACCAACGGATGGCCCGACTCGCCTGGCTGAATCAGGTGCCGATTCCAGAGGACAATATTCACCCGATGCCCACTGAGGCGGCAGATCCCCAGCAAGATGCAGCGGCCTATGATGCCACATTAAGAAACTTTTTTGGCGATCGCCCCTGGCCTAGTTTTGATATTGTGCTGTTGGGCATGGGAGATGATGGCCACACGGCTTCGTTATTTCCCCAAACGGCGGCCCTAACGGTTGGCGATCGCCTGATCACCGTCGGCGAGAAACAGGGAGAACCCCGGCTGACCTTTACCGTGCCGCTGATTAATGCCGCCCACAGTATTATTTTTCTTGTCGCTGGGGCAAATAAACAGGAGGCCCTCCAGAAAATTTTCCATAGTGACGCCGACGGGTGTGCCTACCCCAGTAAACTGATCAACCCAGACCACGGTGTTCTCTGGTGGCTCCTGGATGCTGCCGCTGGCGATCGCCTCGCCCCCGATGAAGCAATCTATCAAACGAAAGCTCGCCCAGAGCCTTAA
- a CDS encoding DUF502 domain-containing protein, with the protein MLERLKQDLKNDLIAGLLVVIPLATTIWLTITIATWVINFLTQIPKQINPFDGLDPILTNALNIGVGITVPLTFILVIGLMARNFVGRWLLDVGEQILQGIPLAGAIYKTLKQLLETLLRDSQSRFRRVVMVEYPRPGVWTLGFVTGTVSPQLQAHVADPLLSVFIPTTPNPTSGWYAMVPENDVINLSMSIEDAFKVLISGGIVSPEAESERKSVRGTIPLNLTRRKKSRELERPLEELNSPQADMLSLEEEV; encoded by the coding sequence GTGTTAGAACGTCTAAAACAAGATTTAAAAAACGATCTGATCGCTGGGTTGCTTGTCGTCATTCCCCTAGCAACCACCATTTGGTTGACGATTACCATTGCGACTTGGGTGATTAATTTTCTGACGCAAATCCCCAAGCAAATTAATCCGTTCGATGGCCTGGATCCAATCTTGACCAATGCCTTAAATATTGGCGTTGGGATCACCGTTCCCCTGACATTCATTTTGGTGATCGGTCTGATGGCGCGAAATTTTGTCGGGCGTTGGTTATTGGATGTGGGGGAACAAATTCTCCAGGGCATTCCCTTGGCTGGCGCAATTTACAAAACTTTAAAGCAACTGCTAGAAACCCTTTTGCGAGATTCCCAGAGTCGTTTCCGCCGGGTTGTGATGGTGGAATATCCCCGACCTGGTGTTTGGACTCTTGGTTTTGTCACAGGCACCGTGAGCCCCCAATTGCAGGCCCATGTGGCCGATCCGCTTTTAAGTGTGTTTATTCCGACGACTCCGAACCCCACCTCTGGCTGGTATGCGATGGTGCCGGAAAATGACGTAATTAATCTATCGATGTCCATTGAGGATGCCTTTAAAGTCTTGATTTCTGGGGGGATTGTGAGTCCGGAAGCAGAGTCTGAGCGAAAATCGGTGCGGGGCACAATCCCTCTCAATCTTACCCGCCGTAAAAAGTCCCGTGAATTGGAGCGTCCCCTCGAAGAATTGAACAGTCCCCAGGCGGATATGCTTTCTCTAGAGGAAGAAGTGTAG
- a CDS encoding response regulator transcription factor — protein sequence MVGAKILVVDDDPAIRTLIVRFLGQKGYAVAAATDGQSATETFRSFSPDLVILDINLPDTLGYALCEQMQELKDTYVLMLTSRTDATDKVRGFTQGADDYLTKPFDIIELEHRVHAILRRRRSPVVVPTQDQSLDFADLNIDPMRHVVAVKGEPVNLTALEFNLLHFLAKNANKVWRRSELIQAVWGYDYLGDQRVVDVHIGQIRRKLENLMDQEAPIKTVRGVGYMFETTLNSLSET from the coding sequence ATGGTCGGTGCCAAAATTTTAGTTGTTGATGATGATCCCGCAATTCGCACGTTAATTGTCCGATTTCTTGGACAAAAGGGCTATGCAGTAGCCGCAGCGACTGATGGGCAGTCCGCTACAGAAACATTCCGATCCTTCAGTCCTGACCTAGTCATCCTCGATATCAATTTGCCAGATACCCTTGGCTATGCCCTTTGTGAGCAAATGCAGGAGTTGAAAGATACTTATGTTTTGATGCTGACCAGTCGTACCGATGCCACCGATAAAGTACGAGGCTTTACCCAAGGGGCAGATGATTATCTGACCAAACCCTTTGACATTATTGAACTTGAACATCGTGTCCATGCGATTCTGCGCCGTCGGCGATCGCCCGTTGTTGTCCCGACCCAAGACCAAAGCCTCGATTTCGCAGATTTAAACATTGACCCGATGCGCCATGTGGTTGCTGTAAAGGGAGAACCTGTCAACCTAACGGCCCTAGAATTTAACCTGCTCCACTTCCTCGCGAAAAATGCGAACAAAGTTTGGCGACGCTCAGAACTGATCCAGGCAGTGTGGGGCTATGATTACCTGGGCGACCAACGGGTCGTGGATGTGCATATCGGGCAAATTCGTCGCAAACTCGAAAATCTTATGGATCAAGAAGCCCCGATCAAAACCGTGCGGGGTGTGGGCTATATGTTCGAGACAACATTAAATTCCTTAAGCGAAACCTAA
- a CDS encoding CPP1-like family protein, translating into MSEQNPYETLGLAKTASFEEIQAAKQKLSAKYEGDRAVVDKLEAAYDAIIMDRLRQRQQGTLDVPDKIRFAETSQKKAQASQPLVKSPELPQWLVDLRDTPETNTLYTALGVNGAIAIAGIFLATDLTSTLLTVALIANIYLLYRKEQRFGRAALIGIVALIAGIALGSGVNAILNSTGVTVAIAPEHLLLVLSSIVFGLGTSFLR; encoded by the coding sequence ATGAGCGAACAAAATCCCTACGAAACCCTTGGGCTTGCAAAAACGGCTTCATTTGAAGAGATCCAAGCAGCCAAACAAAAACTCAGCGCCAAATATGAAGGCGATCGCGCCGTGGTGGACAAACTCGAAGCGGCCTACGATGCGATTATTATGGATCGCCTCAGACAACGGCAACAGGGCACCCTAGACGTTCCGGATAAGATTCGCTTTGCAGAAACTTCTCAGAAGAAGGCGCAGGCGTCTCAACCCTTGGTTAAATCTCCCGAATTACCCCAGTGGTTGGTAGATTTGCGAGATACCCCAGAAACCAACACCTTATATACGGCCCTCGGCGTCAATGGGGCGATCGCCATTGCCGGAATATTCCTCGCAACGGATCTCACCTCAACCCTTTTAACCGTGGCGTTGATCGCGAATATTTATCTGCTCTACCGTAAAGAACAGCGCTTTGGACGGGCCGCCCTCATTGGGATTGTGGCCTTGATCGCGGGGATTGCCCTTGGTAGTGGTGTGAATGCCATCCTCAATAGCACTGGCGTCACCGTGGCGATCGCCCCCGAACATCTTCTGTTAGTGCTTAGCAGTATTGTTTTCGGCTTGGGGACGAGTTTCTTAAGATAA
- a CDS encoding PhoH family protein produces the protein MSETSQTIQLPSLESAIALSGVKEENLKFLSQHTGTSVVLRGQELLVRGREKAVNRCVKALYFLQPFWEIAQHISQPDLLTAFHAIDTHQVEEYQDLQKQTLGKTRRGEYIRAKTFRQRQYIQLIQKHDITFGIGPAGTGKTFLASVLAVQALLRDEVERLILTRPAVEAGEKLGFLPGDLQQKVDPFLRPLYDALYQFIDPLKLPELMEKGRIEIAPLAYMRGRTLSNSFVIVDEAQNTTPAQLKMVLTRLGFGSKMVITGDITQTDLPSHQASGLIMASKILQSVEGIGFCYLTDADVVRHPLVQRIVSAYDRFESNGTTSQKRRPLGQTKGG, from the coding sequence ATGAGTGAAACCTCGCAAACCATTCAACTCCCTAGCCTAGAAAGTGCGATCGCCCTCTCTGGAGTCAAGGAAGAAAACCTCAAATTTCTATCCCAGCACACCGGAACAAGTGTGGTCTTACGGGGACAAGAGCTACTGGTGCGAGGTCGCGAAAAGGCTGTTAATCGTTGTGTTAAAGCTCTCTATTTCCTACAACCTTTTTGGGAAATCGCTCAACATATCTCCCAACCAGATCTGCTAACGGCCTTCCACGCCATCGATACCCACCAAGTCGAAGAATACCAAGACCTCCAAAAACAAACCCTAGGAAAAACCAGACGTGGCGAATATATCCGCGCCAAAACCTTTCGACAGCGACAATATATCCAGTTAATCCAGAAGCATGACATCACCTTTGGCATTGGGCCGGCGGGTACCGGAAAAACCTTTCTTGCTTCGGTCTTAGCCGTCCAAGCCCTGCTGCGCGATGAAGTCGAACGGTTGATTTTAACCCGGCCGGCAGTGGAAGCTGGAGAGAAACTAGGCTTTTTGCCGGGGGACTTGCAACAAAAAGTTGATCCCTTTTTACGCCCCTTATATGACGCCCTTTATCAATTTATCGATCCGCTCAAATTACCGGAATTGATGGAAAAAGGACGCATTGAAATCGCGCCCCTGGCCTATATGCGGGGGCGTACCCTCAGCAATTCCTTTGTGATCGTCGATGAAGCTCAAAATACGACCCCAGCCCAGCTCAAAATGGTGCTGACACGTTTGGGTTTCGGTTCTAAGATGGTGATCACCGGGGACATCACCCAAACGGATTTGCCGAGTCATCAGGCTTCGGGCTTGATTATGGCTAGCAAGATTCTCCAGTCCGTGGAAGGCATTGGCTTTTGTTATCTGACGGATGCGGATGTCGTGCGCCATCCCCTCGTTCAGAGAATTGTTAGCGCCTATGATCGATTTGAAAGCAACGGTACGACCAGCCAGAAACGACGGCCTTTAGGACAAACGAAAGGAGGGTAG